A genomic window from Deltaproteobacteria bacterium includes:
- a CDS encoding type II toxin-antitoxin system RelE/ParE family toxin: MDAVEKELRLYVTGNGKVPFSLWLNSLRDIRARAVIRVRLNRIRLGNFGDCKSVGEGVMELRIDHGPGYRVYFGQVDQRIVLLLCGGDKSSQARDMEKARAYWADYRRREDGDE, encoded by the coding sequence GTGGATGCCGTCGAGAAGGAGCTCCGTCTCTACGTCACAGGAAACGGAAAGGTTCCGTTTTCCCTGTGGCTGAATTCGCTGAGGGATATCCGTGCGCGGGCGGTGATCCGCGTGCGGTTGAACAGGATCCGGCTTGGAAATTTCGGTGACTGTAAATCCGTCGGTGAAGGGGTCATGGAGTTGCGGATCGATCACGGCCCCGGTTATCGAGTTTACTTCGGCCAGGTCGATCAGCGGATCGTCCTTCTCCTCTGCGGAGGGGATAAGTCGTCCCAGGCGCGGGATATGGAAAAGGCCCGCGCATACTGGGCGGATTACAGGAGAAGAGAAGATGGCGACGAGTAA
- a CDS encoding putative addiction module antidote protein, with the protein MATSKSYTKELIRELKDPREAAEYLSTALEDGDMEVFLLALKDVAEALGGGFSKLSRKTRLNRENLYRMLSEKGNPELRSMGTLLDALGLKLSVDVKKAS; encoded by the coding sequence ATGGCGACGAGTAAAAGTTACACGAAAGAACTGATCCGGGAGTTGAAGGACCCAAGGGAAGCGGCCGAATATTTGAGCACGGCCCTGGAGGACGGGGATATGGAAGTCTTCCTGCTGGCCCTGAAGGACGTCGCGGAAGCTTTGGGGGGTGGGTTTTCGAAACTATCCCGGAAAACGCGCCTGAACCGTGAAAACCTCTACAGGATGCTCTCTGAAAAAGGGAATCCCGAATTGCGCAGCATGGGGACGCTGCTCGATGCGCTCGGCCTGAAATTGTCGGTCGACGTGAAGAAAGCCTCCTGA
- a CDS encoding 2-oxo acid dehydrogenase subunit E2, protein MPIELKLPDVGEGIAEGEVVRWLVAEGAQVKEDDPLVEILTDKANVEIPSPVTGTVVKILAASGQVVKVGELLALIEPAAGKAPGASGEVLATPVVRKLAKDLGVELGAVPGSGPGGRITEEDVRRAAGPKVPAGAPAESTSEERIPFRGRRRMIARKMVAAKTRVPHALLVDEADVSGLLAERAKMREIGEREGVRITILPFIMKAVAGALQRHPALNASLDEGREEIVLKKKVDIGMAVDAEDGLVVPVVRNADAKSVIELAREIERLSAAAREGTLAPGDLTGGTFTISSVGSIGGLFSYPVINVPEAAILAAHKIVNRPVVRDGEIVPRDMMYLSLSFDHRIVDGGEATRFLNEVVRRIEASAI, encoded by the coding sequence ATGCCGATCGAACTGAAACTTCCCGACGTGGGGGAGGGGATCGCGGAGGGGGAAGTCGTCCGCTGGCTGGTGGCGGAGGGTGCCCAGGTCAAGGAGGACGACCCGCTGGTCGAGATCCTGACGGACAAGGCGAACGTGGAGATCCCCTCGCCGGTGACCGGTACCGTGGTGAAGATCCTCGCGGCGTCTGGTCAGGTCGTGAAGGTGGGCGAACTCCTCGCCCTCATCGAGCCCGCGGCAGGGAAAGCGCCTGGTGCGAGCGGAGAGGTTCTCGCTACCCCGGTCGTCCGGAAACTGGCGAAGGACCTCGGGGTGGAGCTGGGCGCGGTTCCCGGGAGCGGTCCCGGCGGCAGGATCACCGAGGAGGACGTGCGGCGTGCGGCGGGGCCGAAGGTGCCGGCAGGCGCCCCCGCGGAATCCACGTCGGAGGAACGAATCCCCTTCAGGGGGAGACGCCGGATGATCGCGCGGAAGATGGTGGCCGCCAAGACCCGTGTTCCCCACGCCTTGCTGGTGGACGAGGCCGACGTCTCGGGTCTTCTGGCCGAGCGCGCGAAGATGCGGGAGATCGGCGAACGGGAGGGGGTGCGGATCACCATTCTTCCCTTCATCATGAAGGCGGTCGCCGGGGCGCTCCAGCGGCACCCCGCCCTCAACGCGTCTCTCGACGAGGGCCGGGAGGAGATCGTCCTCAAGAAGAAGGTCGACATCGGTATGGCCGTGGATGCCGAGGATGGATTGGTCGTCCCGGTCGTCCGCAACGCCGACGCGAAATCGGTCATCGAACTGGCCAGAGAGATCGAACGGCTGTCCGCGGCGGCACGGGAAGGGACCCTCGCCCCCGGGGATCTGACCGGCGGAACCTTCACGATCTCGAGCGTCGGTTCGATCGGGGGGCTGTTCAGCTACCCCGTCATCAACGTCCCGGAGGCGGCGATCCTTGCGGCGCACAAGATCGTCAACCGGCCCGTGGTCCGCGACGGGGAGATCGTCCCCCGCGATATGATGTACTTGAGCCTGTCGTTCGATCACCGTATCGTGGACGGTGGAGAGGCGACGCGGTTCCTGAACGAGGTCGTCCGGCGCATCGAGGCGTCGGCGATATGA
- the lpdA gene encoding dihydrolipoyl dehydrogenase translates to MKQFDLVVIGAGPGGYVAAIRAAQLGMRVAVAERDKPGGVCVNWGCIPSKAILSSAGLYEDMLNAEAYGIHCQGLSADYGAVIRRSRKVAERMSRGVTYLFKKNGIELFSANATVLSPTTVRVGEEELSAKNILVASGTSVRGLPGIEPDGQVILTSDDALAQETLPRSVIVLGGGAVGVEFAYVYRTFGADVAIVEMEDQLLPRTDRDVAKELEKALGKQGIRVLTSAPAIGFDKATRTLTVSSGGKEEALTAEKLLVAVGRKVLSAELGLEACGVEIERGFVKVDDRLRTACPTIWAIGDVIGGMMLAHKASAEGVVAAEAIAGKEVRRPDPDRIPACVYCRPEVATIGLSEEEAKRRGIECKVSKFPFTALGKAVASGHTDGFVKMIADAKYGEVIGCHIIGVGAPDMIAELSLARSLEATFHEIGRTVHAHPTLPEAIREAALMLGGEAIDL, encoded by the coding sequence ATGAAACAGTTCGACCTGGTAGTGATCGGAGCGGGCCCCGGCGGCTATGTGGCGGCGATCCGCGCCGCCCAGCTTGGGATGCGCGTGGCGGTGGCCGAGCGCGACAAGCCCGGCGGGGTGTGCGTCAACTGGGGGTGCATTCCTTCCAAGGCGATCCTCAGCTCGGCCGGTTTATACGAAGATATGCTGAACGCGGAAGCGTACGGGATCCATTGCCAGGGGCTTTCCGCGGACTACGGCGCCGTCATCCGCCGAAGCCGGAAGGTGGCGGAGCGGATGTCCCGCGGCGTGACCTACCTCTTCAAGAAGAACGGGATCGAGCTGTTCTCCGCGAACGCGACCGTTCTCTCGCCCACCACCGTCCGGGTGGGGGAGGAGGAGCTCTCGGCGAAAAATATCCTCGTGGCCTCCGGCACGTCGGTGCGGGGCCTGCCGGGGATCGAGCCCGACGGGCAGGTGATCCTGACCAGCGACGACGCCCTTGCGCAGGAGACCCTTCCACGCTCCGTGATCGTCCTGGGGGGAGGCGCGGTTGGGGTGGAGTTCGCATACGTCTACCGGACGTTCGGCGCCGACGTGGCGATCGTCGAGATGGAGGACCAGCTCCTCCCGCGGACCGACCGCGACGTGGCGAAGGAGCTGGAGAAAGCGCTCGGCAAGCAGGGGATCCGGGTGCTGACCTCCGCCCCGGCGATCGGATTCGACAAGGCGACCCGGACGTTGACGGTTTCTTCCGGCGGGAAAGAGGAGGCCCTCACTGCCGAGAAACTCCTCGTCGCCGTGGGGCGCAAGGTGCTCTCCGCCGAGCTGGGGCTGGAAGCGTGTGGCGTGGAGATCGAGCGCGGCTTCGTCAAGGTCGACGACCGGCTCCGAACCGCCTGTCCCACGATTTGGGCGATCGGAGACGTGATCGGCGGGATGATGCTCGCCCACAAGGCGTCCGCGGAAGGCGTCGTCGCGGCCGAGGCGATCGCGGGGAAGGAAGTTCGTCGCCCCGACCCGGACCGAATTCCGGCGTGCGTCTACTGCCGCCCCGAGGTGGCCACGATCGGCCTGTCGGAGGAGGAGGCGAAGCGGCGCGGGATCGAATGCAAGGTGTCGAAGTTCCCCTTCACCGCGCTCGGGAAGGCGGTCGCCTCCGGGCACACCGACGGGTTCGTCAAGATGATCGCGGACGCGAAATACGGCGAGGTGATCGGCTGCCACATCATCGGCGTCGGCGCGCCCGACATGATCGCGGAGCTCTCCCTCGCACGCTCCCTCGAGGCGACGTTCCACGAGATCGGCCGAACCGTCCATGCGCACCCCACCCTTCCGGAGGCGATCCGGGAAGCTGCGCTCATGCTGGGCGGCGAGGCGATCGACCTATAA
- a CDS encoding thiamine pyrophosphate-dependent dehydrogenase E1 component subunit alpha has product MTEQKDRELYRWLRLIREFEGRVSALDKQGKLMGGVYSGKGQEAVTVGFCHDLRWDDWIFPLHRDLGAYLVKGADPKRLMAQIFGKRDGFAKGKDSYLHGGDLPNGIFGSTSMLAATLPVAAGMAYKFKIRKEDRVAIAFFGEGASSRGDAHEAMNFAGVHKLPVIFVCENNFYAYSTPNELQFGVDNVADRAVGYGFKGEVVNGNDLHSVMKTAGKAIDRARKGDGPTLVECKTYRFHGHSEHDRADYRSEEEVITWESRDPISLWEIYLEKRKYDIAAIRKETSEEVTRIVEEAVAFAEASPAPEGPEAMEDLYAMPIDTEAS; this is encoded by the coding sequence ATGACCGAGCAGAAAGACCGGGAGCTGTATCGCTGGCTCCGCCTCATCCGCGAGTTCGAGGGCCGGGTATCCGCGCTGGACAAGCAAGGGAAGCTCATGGGCGGGGTCTACTCGGGAAAAGGGCAGGAGGCGGTGACGGTCGGCTTCTGCCACGACCTGCGGTGGGACGACTGGATCTTCCCGCTGCACCGGGACTTGGGCGCCTATCTCGTCAAGGGGGCCGATCCGAAGCGGCTGATGGCGCAGATCTTCGGCAAGCGGGACGGGTTCGCGAAGGGGAAAGACTCCTACCTGCACGGCGGGGACCTCCCGAACGGGATCTTCGGCTCCACCTCCATGCTGGCGGCGACTCTGCCGGTGGCGGCAGGGATGGCCTACAAGTTCAAGATCCGCAAGGAGGACCGCGTGGCGATCGCCTTCTTCGGGGAGGGGGCGAGCAGCCGGGGGGATGCCCACGAGGCGATGAACTTCGCCGGCGTGCACAAGCTCCCCGTGATCTTCGTCTGCGAGAACAATTTCTACGCGTACTCCACCCCCAACGAGTTGCAGTTCGGGGTCGACAACGTGGCGGACCGCGCCGTGGGCTACGGCTTCAAGGGCGAGGTGGTGAACGGGAACGACCTCCATTCCGTGATGAAGACGGCCGGGAAGGCGATCGACCGCGCGCGCAAGGGGGACGGCCCGACGCTGGTGGAGTGCAAGACGTACCGGTTCCACGGCCACTCCGAGCACGACCGGGCCGACTACCGGTCGGAGGAAGAAGTCATCACGTGGGAGAGCCGGGACCCGATCTCCCTCTGGGAGATCTACCTCGAAAAGAGAAAGTACGACATCGCCGCCATCAGGAAAGAGACGTCCGAGGAGGTGACGCGGATCGTGGAAGAGGCGGTCGCGTTCGCGGAAGCAAGCCCGGCCCCCGAGGGACCCGAGGCGATGGAAGACCTGTACGCCATGCCGATCGACACGGAGGCATCGTAA
- a CDS encoding alpha-ketoacid dehydrogenase subunit beta: protein MLVTYIEAIRQAMDEELARDRNVLLMGEDVGVLGGAFKASAGLHEKHGADRVVDMPISESLIIGAGVGLAVQGMRPILELQFIDFISCGFDQIVNTAATLRYRHGGQTACPIVIRGPSGGGVHGGLYHSQNPEAWFCHVPGLKVVAPATAYDAKGLLKSAIRDDDPVIYFEHKFLYRRIKEEIPAEEYLVPIGKAALRKEGRDLTVITYGAPVHAVMKAARDMATEVDIEVIDLRTLLPIDWATVKASARKTGKVLIVHEARLTGGIGGEVAARIAQDCFEELDGPVMRLAARDVHTPFAPAMEAYVLPNQEKITEAIRKLAAY from the coding sequence ATGCTCGTCACCTACATCGAGGCGATCCGGCAGGCCATGGACGAGGAGTTGGCGCGGGACAGGAATGTCCTGCTGATGGGGGAGGATGTAGGAGTGTTGGGCGGCGCCTTCAAGGCGTCCGCGGGGCTCCACGAGAAGCACGGCGCCGACCGGGTGGTCGACATGCCCATCTCCGAGTCGCTGATCATCGGGGCCGGCGTCGGACTCGCGGTCCAGGGGATGCGTCCGATCCTCGAGCTGCAGTTCATCGACTTCATCTCCTGCGGCTTCGACCAGATCGTGAATACGGCCGCGACCCTCCGGTATCGCCACGGCGGGCAGACGGCGTGTCCGATCGTGATCCGGGGGCCGTCGGGCGGCGGGGTCCACGGCGGCCTCTACCACTCGCAGAACCCGGAGGCGTGGTTCTGCCACGTCCCGGGCCTCAAGGTGGTCGCTCCCGCGACGGCGTACGACGCGAAGGGGCTGCTCAAGTCCGCCATCCGGGACGACGACCCGGTCATCTACTTCGAGCACAAGTTCCTCTATCGGCGGATCAAGGAAGAGATTCCCGCGGAGGAGTACCTGGTCCCCATCGGGAAGGCGGCGCTGCGCAAGGAGGGGCGGGACCTCACCGTCATCACCTACGGCGCACCGGTCCACGCGGTGATGAAGGCGGCGCGGGACATGGCCACGGAGGTGGACATCGAGGTGATCGACCTGCGGACCCTCCTGCCGATCGACTGGGCGACGGTGAAGGCCTCGGCGCGGAAGACGGGAAAGGTGCTGATCGTCCACGAGGCGCGCCTGACCGGAGGGATCGGGGGGGAGGTCGCCGCGCGGATCGCGCAGGATTGCTTCGAGGAGCTGGACGGGCCGGTCATGCGGCTGGCGGCGCGGGATGTCCACACGCCGTTCGCCCCGGCGATGGAGGCGTACGTCCTGCCGAACCAGGAGAAGATCACCGAGGCGATCCGGAAACTCGCCGCGTATTAA
- a CDS encoding 2-oxo acid dehydrogenase subunit E2 yields the protein MLIDIVMPQLGESVVEGVVVKWLVEVGESVAKDQPLLEISTDKVDAEIPSPSAGRITQILVKPGETVPIQAVLAKIETDSAASLPAPEAAPKWDEETEGFPGHMARTSEPPIPAPPRVEPSAPAPPPPPTTGRIRITPVVARMAAEHGLDLSKIPGTGIDGRVTRKDVEGYLASEALAKEARPSAPPPAAPAAPSYAKASEGKPPAAEGDEAVPWTPIRKKIAEHMVRSKHTSPHVHIFAEVDMDKVAAVRAKSKKEGVNLTYLPFVIHAAAKALRETPIMNATVSGESTVLKKDIHIAVAVDTEKGLLVPVLRHADRMSLKEISAAMDDFGARAKSGKISPDELSGGTFSITNPGIKGNLFGTPIINQPQVGILRLGQIVRRPMVIDVDGEDSIVIRPMMYLCCAYDHRVIDGVAGNGFLYRVREILEAGDCS from the coding sequence ATGCTCATCGACATCGTGATGCCCCAGCTCGGGGAAAGCGTGGTGGAAGGGGTCGTGGTGAAGTGGCTCGTGGAGGTGGGGGAGTCGGTCGCCAAGGACCAGCCCCTGCTCGAGATCTCCACGGACAAGGTGGACGCGGAGATCCCCTCGCCGTCCGCGGGCCGGATCACGCAGATCCTGGTCAAGCCGGGAGAGACGGTCCCCATCCAGGCGGTGTTGGCGAAGATCGAGACGGACTCCGCGGCGTCCCTGCCTGCGCCCGAAGCGGCTCCGAAATGGGACGAGGAGACCGAGGGGTTCCCCGGCCACATGGCACGGACGTCGGAACCGCCGATCCCCGCGCCTCCGCGCGTCGAACCGTCCGCTCCCGCGCCTCCGCCGCCCCCGACGACCGGACGGATCAGGATCACCCCCGTGGTGGCCCGGATGGCCGCCGAACATGGTTTGGATCTGTCGAAGATCCCCGGGACCGGCATCGACGGACGGGTTACGCGGAAGGACGTGGAGGGGTACTTGGCCTCCGAAGCTTTAGCGAAGGAGGCCCGGCCTTCCGCGCCCCCTCCTGCCGCTCCAGCGGCGCCCTCCTACGCCAAAGCTTCGGAGGGAAAGCCCCCCGCGGCGGAAGGGGACGAGGCCGTCCCGTGGACGCCGATCCGGAAGAAGATCGCGGAGCACATGGTCCGGAGCAAGCACACCTCGCCCCACGTCCACATCTTCGCCGAGGTGGACATGGACAAGGTGGCGGCGGTTCGGGCCAAGTCGAAAAAGGAGGGCGTGAACCTCACGTATCTTCCCTTCGTGATCCACGCGGCGGCGAAGGCGCTGCGTGAGACCCCGATCATGAACGCCACCGTATCCGGAGAGAGCACGGTGTTGAAAAAGGATATCCACATCGCCGTCGCGGTCGACACGGAGAAAGGCCTGCTCGTCCCGGTGCTGCGCCACGCGGACCGGATGTCCCTGAAGGAGATCTCCGCGGCGATGGACGACTTCGGCGCGCGGGCGAAGTCGGGGAAGATCTCCCCGGATGAACTCTCGGGGGGCACCTTCAGCATCACCAACCCGGGGATCAAGGGGAACCTCTTCGGCACCCCGATCATCAACCAGCCCCAGGTGGGGATCCTCCGGCTGGGGCAGATCGTGAGGCGGCCCATGGTGATCGACGTGGACGGCGAAGACTCCATCGTCATCCGGCCGATGATGTACCTCTGCTGCGCGTACGACCACCGCGTCATCGACGGCGTGGCGGGAAACGGCTTCCTGTACCGTGTCCGGGAGATCCTCGAAGCCGGGGATTGCTCATAG
- the lipB gene encoding lipoyl(octanoyl) transferase LipB, producing MEIVWLGEVAYREALDLQLSYLDRRAARRIPDTLLLLTHPHVYTLGRGGDEANLLVSKETLASEGISIERVGRGGDITYHGPGQLVGYPIVLMEKPDVHKFVRSIEAALIDALGAFRVESRRIEGLTGVWAGERKIASIGVGIRKWVTYHGFALNVTTDLSWFRRINLCGLKGREATSIAEETGSAPTMEAVREAVAAACDRHLEGFA from the coding sequence GTGGAGATCGTCTGGCTTGGGGAGGTCGCGTACCGGGAGGCGCTCGATCTCCAGCTCTCCTACCTGGACCGCAGGGCGGCCCGGCGGATCCCGGACACCTTGCTTCTTCTCACCCACCCGCACGTTTACACTTTGGGCCGCGGCGGAGACGAGGCGAACCTGCTCGTGTCCAAAGAAACGCTCGCATCGGAGGGGATTTCCATTGAGCGTGTGGGAAGGGGCGGCGACATCACCTACCACGGGCCGGGGCAACTGGTCGGCTACCCGATTGTCCTGATGGAGAAGCCGGACGTCCACAAGTTCGTTCGTTCCATCGAGGCGGCGTTGATCGATGCCCTCGGAGCGTTTCGTGTCGAGTCCCGGCGGATCGAGGGGCTGACGGGCGTGTGGGCGGGGGAGCGGAAGATCGCCTCCATCGGCGTCGGCATCAGGAAGTGGGTCACCTACCACGGCTTCGCCCTGAACGTGACGACCGATCTTTCCTGGTTCCGGCGGATCAACCTGTGCGGCCTGAAGGGGCGGGAAGCGACGTCGATCGCCGAGGAGACGGGGAGCGCCCCGACGATGGAGGCGGTACGCGAGGCGGTGGCCGCCGCCTGCGACCGTCACTTGGAGGGATTCGCATGA
- the lipA gene encoding lipoyl synthase, protein MNPDRAVRPDWLKVRAPSGKQVEEVSAALARHGLRTVCREAKCPNVGECWGAGTATVILLGDVCTRGCAFCSVTAGVPNPPDPSEPERVANAAAELSWRHVVVTSVTRDDLPDGGAAHFASVVRALRREVPGATVELLVPDFAGNADALRCVVDAAPDILAHNVETVPRLYPVVRKGADYDRSLDLLRRAAAMRPSLLLKSGIMVGFGETEGEVTAVFRDLFAAGCRSITVGQYLPPSRDHLPLSEYVSPERFDLLAFAARGIGFDRVLSGPLIRSSYYLQSRI, encoded by the coding sequence ATGAACCCGGACCGCGCGGTGCGCCCCGACTGGCTGAAAGTCCGCGCTCCCTCGGGGAAACAGGTGGAGGAGGTGTCGGCGGCACTTGCCCGTCACGGTCTCCGGACGGTGTGTCGGGAGGCCAAGTGCCCCAACGTTGGGGAGTGTTGGGGGGCGGGGACCGCGACCGTGATCCTGCTGGGCGACGTGTGCACACGGGGGTGCGCCTTCTGCAGCGTGACCGCCGGGGTGCCGAATCCCCCGGACCCTTCGGAGCCGGAGCGCGTGGCGAACGCGGCGGCGGAGCTCTCCTGGCGGCACGTGGTCGTCACCTCCGTCACCCGCGACGACCTCCCCGACGGCGGTGCGGCGCACTTCGCCTCCGTGGTCCGCGCGCTGCGGCGGGAAGTTCCGGGAGCCACGGTCGAACTGCTGGTTCCGGACTTCGCCGGAAACGCCGACGCGCTGCGGTGCGTCGTCGACGCCGCCCCCGACATCCTTGCCCACAACGTGGAGACCGTTCCGCGCCTGTACCCGGTGGTTCGGAAGGGGGCGGACTACGACCGATCCCTCGATCTTCTCCGCCGCGCCGCCGCGATGCGTCCCTCCCTGTTGCTGAAATCCGGGATCATGGTCGGGTTCGGGGAGACCGAAGGGGAAGTGACGGCGGTCTTCCGCGACCTCTTCGCCGCGGGATGCCGTTCGATCACGGTGGGGCAATACCTGCCGCCTTCAAGGGATCATCTGCCGCTGTCCGAATACGTCTCCCCGGAACGGTTCGACCTCCTCGCGTTCGCTGCGCGCGGGATCGGCTTCGATCGCGTCCTGTCCGGCCCCCTCATCCGGAGCTCCTACTACCTGCAATCCAGGATATGA
- a CDS encoding DNA polymerase IV codes for MSVKRAIRSILHLDLDAFYASVEVLDRPELRGKPVMVGGDERRGVVAAASYEARNFGVHSAMPTATAKRLCPKGIFLPVRMSRYEEMSDTVFAIYRRFSPLVEPLSIDEAFLDVTGCERLFGSAEEVARKIKAAVRAETGLTVSAGVAPNKFLAKIASDLGKPDGLTVVPLGGEQDFLDPLPVGKLWGVGKVTEEALLGRGIRTIGDLRRSSRETLVRTFGAHGEHLYELARGIDDRPVETEREAKSIGHEDTFDHDLRDRGAMRRELLSLADRVSSRLRRGGIKGKTVTLKVKYNDFIQVTRAVTLSDPSDDGGTIYRCALDLLLDTEAGARPVRLLGISVSKLVPAAGARKKDRMEQLGLFGKPGRGTPEPPIAVDPEKKEKLNRAVDRIREKFGPGGIVPGALPQGKRRGE; via the coding sequence ATGAGCGTCAAACGTGCGATACGGAGCATCCTGCACCTGGATCTTGATGCGTTCTACGCCTCGGTCGAGGTCCTCGATCGCCCGGAGCTCCGTGGGAAGCCGGTGATGGTGGGCGGTGACGAGCGTCGTGGCGTCGTGGCGGCCGCATCGTACGAGGCGCGCAACTTCGGGGTCCACTCGGCGATGCCGACGGCGACGGCGAAGCGGCTCTGCCCGAAGGGGATCTTCCTGCCCGTCCGCATGTCCCGCTACGAGGAGATGTCCGACACGGTCTTCGCCATCTACCGCCGATTCTCCCCCCTGGTCGAGCCGCTCTCCATCGACGAGGCGTTCCTCGACGTCACGGGGTGCGAGCGGTTGTTCGGCTCCGCGGAAGAGGTGGCGCGGAAGATCAAGGCGGCGGTACGGGCAGAGACGGGGCTGACCGTTTCCGCCGGCGTGGCGCCGAACAAGTTCCTCGCGAAGATCGCGTCGGATCTCGGGAAGCCGGACGGCCTCACGGTCGTTCCCCTCGGGGGAGAGCAGGACTTCCTGGACCCTCTTCCGGTGGGGAAGCTGTGGGGGGTGGGGAAGGTGACGGAGGAGGCGCTCCTGGGACGGGGGATCCGGACGATCGGGGATCTGCGCCGCTCGTCGCGGGAGACGCTGGTGCGAACCTTCGGCGCGCACGGGGAGCACCTGTACGAACTGGCCCGCGGGATCGACGACCGCCCCGTCGAGACGGAACGCGAGGCGAAGTCGATCGGCCACGAGGACACGTTCGACCACGATCTGCGCGATCGTGGAGCGATGCGGCGGGAGCTTCTTTCGCTCGCCGATCGGGTGTCGTCGCGGCTGCGGCGCGGCGGGATCAAGGGGAAGACGGTCACGCTGAAGGTGAAGTACAACGACTTCATCCAGGTGACCCGGGCGGTCACCCTGTCCGATCCGAGCGACGATGGGGGAACGATCTATCGGTGCGCACTCGACCTGTTGCTCGACACCGAAGCGGGAGCCCGGCCCGTTCGGCTCCTCGGGATCTCGGTGTCGAAGCTCGTCCCGGCGGCGGGTGCGCGGAAGAAGGACCGGATGGAGCAGCTCGGCCTCTTCGGCAAGCCGGGCAGGGGAACTCCGGAGCCCCCGATTGCCGTGGACCCGGAGAAAAAGGAAAAGCTCAACCGCGCGGTGGACCGGATCCGGGAGAAGTTCGGGCCCGGAGGGATCGTCCCCGGGGCCCTCCCCCAAGGGAAGCGGAGGGGCGAATAG
- a CDS encoding substrate-binding domain-containing protein has product MNIYPRYRILLFAITLIAGSLFTGAASAGSRETLTIAGTGASIGTMQLIAKDFQKKHPTVNVEVAPSIGSTGGIRAVQEGKIDIGLSSRPLTPEERSAVIEEPYARIAFIFGVQDSNPTKGLTLAEIENIYAGKQKTWPDGKPIRLILRPLSDSQSAYLSSINPGLKSASGKAHSIPGVLVANTDPDAAMQMEKTPGSIGTTTSSLVAAEKRNIKALSIDGVAPTLSNVSSGKYPYAVTLSLVYKKDKYGGLIKDFMEYVFSRDGKKLLSGNGQVPLQRITGK; this is encoded by the coding sequence ATGAATATCTACCCGCGATATCGAATCCTTCTCTTCGCCATCACACTGATTGCAGGATCCCTTTTTACCGGCGCAGCCTCCGCGGGTTCCAGGGAAACCCTGACTATCGCCGGTACAGGGGCGAGCATAGGCACAATGCAACTGATTGCGAAGGATTTTCAAAAGAAGCACCCCACCGTCAACGTCGAAGTTGCCCCTAGTATCGGCAGCACCGGAGGGATCAGGGCAGTGCAGGAAGGTAAGATCGATATAGGGCTGTCTTCCCGTCCCCTCACGCCGGAAGAACGGAGTGCCGTAATCGAAGAGCCCTATGCCCGAATCGCCTTCATTTTCGGAGTACAGGATTCAAACCCGACAAAAGGTTTAACACTTGCGGAAATAGAAAATATATATGCAGGAAAGCAGAAGACTTGGCCGGATGGAAAGCCCATAAGGCTTATTCTTCGTCCTCTGAGCGACTCTCAATCAGCTTATCTTTCGAGCATCAATCCCGGCCTGAAGTCGGCGTCCGGGAAGGCTCACTCCATTCCCGGGGTATTAGTCGCCAACACGGACCCGGATGCGGCCATGCAAATGGAGAAGACGCCTGGTTCAATAGGTACGACCACCAGCTCTTTAGTGGCAGCAGAGAAGCGAAATATAAAGGCCCTCTCCATCGATGGGGTAGCCCCAACGCTCTCCAACGTTTCCTCCGGCAAATATCCCTACGCCGTTACTTTGTCTTTGGTCTACAAAAAGGATAAATACGGAGGTTTGATCAAAGACTTCATGGAGTACGTTTTTTCCAGGGACGGTAAAAAGCTTCTGTCTGGAAACGGTCAGGTGCCTTTGCAGCGCATCACCGGAAAGTGA